A genome region from Gadus chalcogrammus isolate NIFS_2021 chromosome 5, NIFS_Gcha_1.0, whole genome shotgun sequence includes the following:
- the kif26ab gene encoding kinesin-like protein KIF26A, with protein MDWKELAAQKLNLSAKRKKHQPPLLHPQEPSVYSTNFSGILQVSPPPAPPCLLRAVSKVKENPGMGKVKVMMRICPSLEAGDSGSESGSFLKVDSRKKQLTLYDPASSPHSLSSHRRAATVAVPKIFAFDAVFTQDASQVEVCSGTVAEVLQSVVNGADGCIFCFGHVKLGKTYTMLGKDGSAQSLGVVPCAISWLFKLITERKEKAATRFSVRVSAVEIFGKDEELKDLLSEVSTAGSAQDGQTPGINLSEDPICGTQLQNQSELRAPTAERAAFLLDAAMEARSTNRADAGEEERRNSHMLFTLHVYQYRMEKSGKGGMSGGRSRLHLIDLGSCEKDLSKSRDGGGGLCLSLNALGNVIMALANGAKHVPYRDSKLTMLLRESLGNINCRTTMIAHISDSPAHYADSLNTIQLASRIHRMRKKKTKYASSSSGGESSCEEGRIRRPPHLRPFHPRTVALDPDLPSFLSDQEYSSSSEQSCDTVIYVGPGGAAISDRELSDNEGPPAFVPIIPSLNRRRSTRDGPFDRDHFFKCNTFAELQERLECIDGSEEPTAFVGEGKGNQGSPKMDKPKEGSGNSPLKIIANDSSQESVSARPSPKALATPLVSNPESKSKPDNAQRPCIPVEGAQSMCRTSADGEKILLTGNQTSPSNQGGAAAAVSEPVVREKVYFNKKPLPKPAPPPPQLNDHRDNEERCSTRMPPVGMSYQAGKKGDSFTSHIGRTPLELCQMRPTLRERCLDRDILRATVTLQQPVELNGEDELVFTVVEELAIGSIVDRGRPSSIISFNSDCSLQALASGSRPVSIISSINDEFDAYTLAAGGSEVNTDSGSPYQEETMVCMASRGSSISSWLSEVSVCTVESEGAHSTDVFLPQAKHVGPEGTFYLDSLGMFHCEPSPREAKSSFNDSGFSFSDVDSDSAASGKLSLTKCPPTPQSAKGSPKYTSKITKAQSLSSSEPSQGPSTVHSSLPRKIKPTSSISHNSSSHSSSREALGKDSRQENPWHRIDNHSEPQLPEPTITGRFIKNPASGIPSRKTPISSNSVPRPPKVQGSTSSQRVVDGCEKSASRKTEPPSKMPLLRRGATTLGTVPVIHAATESKGRQDITGSTSSLKYSSLGKHSKANTQKASALPRPGGISPPPPPVRKSSLDQKNKTLLPQSALRLAYGEAGMGSSLRSLVSEDELEVRCRGDFNSFKTSSLKSDPKITSSLKAKGPRGDGGLHYGSHMSLERCDNLSLSGSRPALSRENSGASLGSNSSKSSRSIPRFGISSSSSTPIATSPPSPCGSPGGIGKPGQAKASVNPRTLGVTNVNKARSLSASNSKGLSSSTKSLAQPVTKGANANLPPSGRTSATRTTTTAVSSKPGRGTIMGTKQAIRAANSRVSELASSTTSGKHVRASGDSDSGNDSGANVGDDKSPNAALPSPYSKITAPRRPQRYSSGHGSDNSSVLSGELPPAMGRTALFYHSGGSSGYESMIRDSEATGSASSALDSMSESGMSSGRMRSSKPPKKRSNGFQRRRLIPAPMPDTSSLGKKAGTAGQWVDLPPMSGPLKEPFEIKVYEIDDVERLQRRRQEEIAEQPFQDVEKGLQYFNSKLKVLERRQQQVKELRVKHEALWEELEDTKARLMMDPRKWIGEFEVDQDLDKESADYLEALVEATEELEFCVNLCKARVMMVTCFDISTPAAAAVVREGPCEVGV; from the exons GGCAGCTCAGAAGCTGAACTTGTCCGCCAAGCGGAAGAAGCACCAGCCCCCCCTGCTCCACCCCCAGGAGCCCTCCGTCTACTCCACCAACTTCAGCGGCATCCTGCAGGTGTCCCCGCCCCCCGCGCCCCCATGCCTGCTCCGCGCCGTCTCCAAGGTCAAAGAGAACCCCGGGATGGGCAAG gtgaAGGTGATGATGCGGATCTGCCCGTCCCTGGAGGCAGGCGACTCCGGTTCCGAGTCCGGGTCCTTCCTGAAGGTGGACAGCAGGAAGAAGCAGCTGACCCTCTACGACCCTGCCTCCagcccccactccctctccagCCACCGCCGCGCCGCCACCGTGGCCGTGCCCAAGATATTCGCCTTTGACGCGGTGTTTACCCAGGATGCATCTCAA GTGGAGGTTTGCTCGGGGACCGTGGCGGAGGTGCTCCAGTCGGTGGTGAACGGTGCGGACGGCTGCATCTTCTGCTTCGGCCACGTCAAGCTGG GCAAGACGTACACCATGCTGGGCAAGGACGGCTCGGCGCAGAGCCTGGGGGTGGTGCCCTGCGCCATCTCCTGGCTCTTCAAGCTGATCACCGAGCGCAAGGAGAAGGCGGCCACGCGCTTCTCGGTGCGCGTCTCCGCCGTGGAGATCTTCGGGAAGGACGAGGAGCTGAAGGACCTGCTGTCCGAGGTGTCCACCGCGGGCAGCGCGCAGGACGGCCAGACCCCCGGGATCAACCTCAGCGAGGACCCCATCTGTGGCACTCAG CTCCAGAACCAGAGCGAGCTCCGTGCCCCCACGGCCGAGAGGGCGGCCTTCCTCCTGGACGCCGCCATGGAAGCCCGCAGCACCAACCGGGCGGACGCCGGCGAGGAGGAGCGCCGTAACTCCCACATGCTGTTCACGCTGCACGTGTACCAGTACCGCATGGAGAAGAGCGGCAAGGGAGGCA tgtCCGGTGGGCGGAGCCGGCTGCACCTCATAGACCTGGGGAGCTGCGAGAAGGACCTGAGCAAGAGCCGGGACGGCGGGGGAggcctgtgtctgtctctcaacGCGCTGGGAAACGTCATCATGGCTCTAGCCAACGGAGCCAAGCATGTACCTTATAG GGACAGCAAGCTGACCATGCTGCTCAGGGAGTCCCTGGGGAACATCAACTGCAGGACCACCATGATCGCTCATATCTCGGACTCCCCGGCCCACTACGCCGACTCCCTCAACACCATCCAGCTGGCCTCCCGCATCCACCgcatgaggaagaagaagacgaag TATGCATCCAGTTCCTCCGGCGGGGAGAGTTCCTGTGAGGAGGGCAGGATCCGCCGGCCGCCCCACCTCAGGCCCTTCCACCCCCGGACCGTGGCACTGGACCCAGACCTGCCCTCCTTTCTCAGTGACCAGGAATACTCCTCCAGCAGCGAGCAGTCCTGTGATACAGTGATTTACGTGGGGCCCGGAGGTGCTGCTATCTCAGACCGGGAGCTGAGCGACAATGAAGGCCCCCCTGCCTTTGTTCCAATCATTCCCTCTCTGAACAGAAGGAGGTCTACGAGAGACGGCCCTTTCGACAGAGACCACTTTTTCAAATGCAACACATTTGCCGAACTGCAGGAGAGGCTGGAGTGCATCGACGGCAGTGAGGAGCCCACTGCTTTTGTTGGGGAAGGCAAGGGGAACCAGGGCAGCCCCAAGATGGACAAGCCTAAGGAGGGTTCAGGGAATAGTCCCTTGAAGATCATTGCTAATGATTCCTCTCAAGAGAGCGTCTCAGCCAGACCGTCTCCTAAGGCTTTGGCCACTCCGTTAGTCAGCAACCCTGAGTCTAAATCTAAACCAGACAATGCCCAAAGGCCATGCATCCCCGTGGAAGGTGCTCAGAGTATGTGTAGGACCAGTGCTGATGGCGAGAAGATCTTGTTGACTGGAAATCAGACTAGCCCGAGCAATCAGGGTGGAGCTGCAGCAGCGGTGTCAGAGCCTGTAGTGAGGGAGAAGGTATACTTCAACAAGAAGCCCCTGCCAAagccagctccacctcctccccagctAAATGACCACAGAGACAATGAGGAACGCTGCAGCACCAGAATGCCTCCAGTCGGAATGAGCTACCAAGCTGGGAAAAAGGGGGATTCGTTCACCTCCCACATTGGCAGGACACCATTGGAGCTTTGCCAGATGCGACccaccctgagagagagatgctTGGATCGAGACATCCTTAGAGCCACAGTCACCCTCCAGCAGCCGGTGGAGCTGAACGGAGAGGACGAGCTGGTGTTCActgtggtggaggagctggccaTCGGCAGTATTGTAGACAGGGGACGGCCCTCGAGCATCATCAGCTTCAACAGTGATTGTTCCCTGCAGGCCCTGGCCTCCGGCTCCCGACCTGTCAGCATTATCAGCAGCATCAACGATGAGTTTGATGCGTACACGTTAGCCGCCGGAGGGTCAGAGGTTAACACGGATTCGGGTTCACCGTACCAGGAGGAGACAATGGTTTGCATGGCTAGCAGGGGCTCGTCCATCAGCTCCTGGCTGAGTGAGGTTAGCGTGTGCACAGTGGAGAGCGAAGGCGCTCACTCCACAGATGTCTTTCTACCACAGGCCAAGCATGTGGGACCTGAGGGAACCTTTTACCTGGACTCTCTTGGTATGTTCCATTGTGAGCCATCCCCCAGAGAGGCTAAGAGCTCCTTCAACGACAGTGGCTTCAGTTTCTCCGACGTTGACAGTGACAGCGCGGCGTCAGGCAAGTTATCCCTGACAAAGTGTCCTCCAACTCCTCAGTCAGCTAAAGGGTCACCGAAGTACACGTCTAAAATCACTAAAGCTCAATCTCTTAGTTCCTCTGAACCCTCACAAGGTCCCTCCACAGTCCACTCCAGTCTTCCCAGGAAAATTAAACCTACCTCATCCATTTCCCATAATAGCAGTAGCCACAGTAGTAGTAGGGAGGCTCTGGGTAAGGACTCCAGGCAAGAGAACCCTTGGCATCGCATAGACAACCACTCAGAACCCCAGTTACCTGAGCCCACTATCACAGGCAGGTTTATCAAAAACCCAGCGAGTGGCATCCCATCCCGCAAAACACCAATCAGCAGCAACAGCGTACCTCGTCCACCCAAGGTCCAGGGTTCAACCTCATCCCAAAGGGTGGTCGATGGCTGTGAGAAGTCGGCCAGTAGGAAAACCGAACCCCCAAGCAAAATGCCTCTGCTCAGGCGAGGTGCCACCACCTTGGGGACTGTGCCTGTCATCCATGCTGCAACAGAGTCCAAGGGGAGACAGGATATCACTGGATCTACCAGTAGCCTAAAGTATTCCTCTCTCGGGAAACACAGCaaggcaaacacacagaaagcCAGTGCTCTCCCGAGGCCTGGTGGcatttcccctcctccccctccggtGCGAAAGTCCAGTCTTGACCAGAAGAACAAGACTCTGTTACCCCAAAGTGCCTTAAGGTTAGCCTATGGGGAGGCAGGGATGGGATCGTCATTGCGGtcattggtctcagaggatgaGCTGGAGGTCCGCTGCAGGGGAGACTTCAACAGCTTCAAAACCTCCAGTCTGAAGTCTGACCCCAAAATTACCTCAAGCCTGAAGGCCAAAGGCCCCAGAGGAGACGGTGGGCTACATTACGGCAGTCACATGTCTCTGGAGAGGTGTGACAACCTGTCCCTATCAGGTTCAAGACCAGCTCTCAGTAGGGAAAACAGTGGGGCCAGTTTGGGGAGCAACAGCAGTAAATCCAGCAGGTCTATTCCACGCTTTGGGATTTCTAGCTCATCAAGCACTCCCATCGCTACCTCCCCACCATCTCCATGCGGGAGCCCCGGAGGAATCGGTAAACCTGGGCAGGCGAAAGCCAGCGTTAACCCCAGGACGTTAGGAGTGACGAATGTAAACAAGGCCCGCTCACTGTCTGCCAGCAATTCTAAAGGTCTGAGCTCCTCGACCAAGTCATTAGCACAACCAGTGACCAAAGGTGCCAACGCTAACCTTCCTCCATCCGGGAGGACATCGGCCACCAGGACCACCACTACCGCAGTCAGCAGCAAGCCCGGAAGGGGCACCATTATGGGCACCAAGCAGGCCATCAGGGCCGCCAACAGCCGGGTGAGCGAGCTGGCGTCGAGCACCACGTCGGGCAAGCATGTCCGAGCGTCGGGAGACTCGGACAGCGGGAACGACAGCGGGGCCAACGTCGGGGACGACAAGTCCCCCAACGCCGCGCTGCCCTCCCCCTACAGTAAGATCACGGCTCCCAGGCGGCCGCAGCGCTACAGCAGCGGCCACGGCAGCGACAACAGCAGCGTGCTGAGCGGGGAGCTCCCTCCGGCCATGGGCCGCACCGCCCTCTTCTACcacagcggcggcagcagcggctACGAGAGCATGATCCGCGACAGCGAGGCCACAGGCAGCGCCTCCTCGGCCCTGGACTCGATGAGCGAGAGCGGGATGTCGTCGGGCCGAATGAGGAGCTCCAAGCCCCCCAAGAAGAGGTCTAACG GCTTCCAGAGGAGACGGCTTATCCCCGCGCCCATGCCAGACACATCTTCCCTTGGGAAGAAGGCTGGCACGGCGGGCCAGTGGGTGGATCTGCCCCCTATGTCCGGGCCGTTGAAGGAACCCTTTGAGATTAAGGTGTATGAGATCGATGACGTGGAAAGACTCCAAAGACGGAGACAGGAGGAAATAGCAGAG CAACCATTTCAGGATGTTGAAAAG GGCCTGCAGTACTTCAACAGTAAGCTGAAGGTTCTGGAGAGAAGGCAACAGCAGGTGAAGGAGCTTCGGGTAAAACATGAGGCATtgtgggaggagctggaggacacCAAAGCCCGGCTAATGATGGACCCCAGGAAGTGGATCGGAGAGT TCGAGGTGGACCAGGATCTGGACAAAGAATCCGCAGACTACCTGGAGGCCTTGGTGGAGGCGACAGAAGAGCTGGAATTCTGCGTCAACCTATGCAAGGCCCGCGTGATGATGGTGACATGCTTTGACATCAGcacgccggcggcggcggcggtcgtACGAGAAGGTCCCTGTGAAGTAGGAgtctga